The window TTGATTCATGTGCAGGATACGGCGCGTGAGCGAATGCTGGATGCCGCCAAACAACAAACCCTGCGGTTTATTTATTTCATTCAGCACACACTTGGTTATAAGCATCTCGGTTTGGCTGATGATGAGTTTCCTACAAAAGATAGGTTGGCACTAATACCCTATCATCGGGAGGGTAGGCGAGTTAAGGGACAAATACGATTTACCTTAAACGAATTAGCCGATCCTTATGGCGGCAAAGCTTTGTATAGAACTGCTGTTTCGGTAGGCGATTATCCTGTTGATCAGCATCACCGGAAAAATCCGGATGCGCCACAACATTTGTCTTTTTATCCTGTGCCATCGTTTAGCGTGCCACTTGGTGCATTAATTCCTGAAGGTGTAAAGGGTTTAATTGTAGCGGAGAAAGGCATCAGTGTAAGTAATGCGGTAAATGGTGCTACCAGATTACAGCCATGTGTCTTGTTAACTGGTCAGGCGGCGGGTGTATTGGCTGCATTGGCGGTGAAACAGCAAAAAGATGCAGCCGGTGTTGCTGTGCGCGATGTGCAGGAGGCACTTATTAAAGCAAAAGCATATTTGTTGCCCTTCTATGATATCAAGCCCGATCATCCGCATTTTGCCGCTGCGCAAAGAATAGGTGTAACGGGAATCCTGCGTGGGAAGGGCATTCCCAATGCTTGGGCTAATCAAACCTGGTTATATCCGGATTCATTGGTACATGTACAGCGTTTGTTGGCATACATGAAACCCTTTACCGGCAATATTGCTGTGCCACAAGGGGAGTACTTAACTTGTAATGATGCTTTATCGATCATCAAAATCATCGCCCTCAGACATCTGAAACAAATGCGCAATAGCGAATGGCGTTTTGTGGATGATGCGCAATTACAACAGCAGTTAAACAAAGCTTGGTCAGACTGGGGCTTTGGTGTTTGGCAGGGACAAAATGCAATTACGAGAATACAGATGGCCAAGCTCCTGGATGCAACGGTAGATCCATTTCATTTAAAAGCAGTGAATCATTTAGGTGAGTGGATTGATTAGTGCTTGGATGCATCTGCGATGATACAAGTGCTTGGAATTTTTAGCTAAAGCGGAAATTATTTGAGATTTTGTATTTGTGATTTGAGATTGGCTTCGCACTGCTTTGGTTTCTCTGCTTTGAACACTTAAGACGTAATTGTGCATGCTTGTTATCGCTCAGGCCGCTAGGCCTCGTCCCTGCTTCCGGTCTGCTTTGGCTGCTACCAACACCGCTTCGCGTTGTTTGGTTGACAATGCTGCGCTTGTCACCGCACCCAAAAAAGGCCCGTCCGCAGGGACTGGTATTAGACAGAAGATTTCAAATTATTTGACACTAACTAGTAACATATAACTATAAACCATGGTCTATGGACCATCAACCATCAACCACCAACCAGAATTCAGTACATTCAATCTGCCATTGCTAACAATGAAATAATCTATTCACCTGCTTGTTCAGTTTAAATTGCAGAAACCCTAATCAACCCCCATATGAAAAGAAGAGTTTTTCTAAAGAACTTCAGCCTTAGTGCATTTTTATTTGGTGTGCCCGCGCTTGGTCAGGCACAGATTTCAGCAAGTAGTCAAAGAAAAATCAGCGGACGCGTACACGAGAATGGCAAAGGCATTGCTGGTGTAGCAGTTACAGACGGGTTCACTGTTGTAGTAACAGATGCACGTGGGCGATATGCGCTGGAAGCGCATCCACATGCGGAGTTTGTGTATATCAGCACGCCTGCAGGTTATCATTTTCCGCAACAAAATCTGGTTGCACTATTTTACCGGGCTTTGAGTGAGGGCATCACAACTGCAGATTTTGCTTTGGAAAAATTAGCAGTGGATGATACCAAACATCAGTTTGTGGTTTGGGCAGATACACAGATGATTTCGCAATCAGATTGTGATCAGCTGAAAGCTACCACCGCGCCTGATCTTAAGAATCTGGTGGCGGGTTATCCTGCAGGTAGTTTGTTTCATGGTATTGGATGTGGTGATCTGGTTTGGGATAAGTTTGAATATTTCAAAGACTATAAAGAAGCGATTGCCGCAACAGGAGTTACATTCTTTAATGTGATTGGTAACCATGATATGGATACTGATACCCGCACGGATGATACTTCTGCCAAAACCTTTAAGCAAGAATTTGGTCCAACGTATTATTCCTTCAATCGTGGGCAAATACATTATGTGGTGCTGGATGATGTGTTCTTTGTTGGTAATGCGAAGAAATACATCGGTTATATCACAGAACAACAATTGCGCTGGTTGGAGCAAGATCTGCAGCAAGTGAAACCGGGAACTACGGTGGTGGTGAGCCTCCATATTCCCACCAATACCGGCGCAGCCAAAAGAGCAAAGCGCGAAGAAGATATGGGTGCTGTGGTTACCAACAGAAAGCAGTTGTACAATTTATTGGCAAAGTATAAAGTGCATATCATGTCGGGCCACACGCATTTCAATGAAACCTGGGAAGAGGCCAATATGATGGAGCACAATCATGGAACGGTCTGTGGCGCTTGGTGGACGGGTCCGATCTGTGGAGATGGAACACCCATGGGTTATGGTGTGTATGAAGTAAATGGCAGCAATATTACCTGGTATTATAAACCAACTGGTAAATCCAAAGACCATCAATTGCGTGTGTATGCAAAGGGACGTTTAAAAGAAGCGCCTGATGAAATTGTTGCCAATGTGTGGAACTGGGATAAAGCATGGAAAGTAGAGTGGTGGGAAGATGGTGTGGCCAAGGGGCCGATGCAACAACGTGCAGGAAAAGATCCGTGGGCAATTGAATTGTATGCTGGTCCAGAACTTCCGGTGAAGCATAAGTTTGTTGAGCCGATGTTGACAGATCATTTGTTCTTTGCCAAGCCTTCGGCTGATGCCAAACAGATTATTGTAAAAGCAACCGATCGATTTGGTCAGGTGTATACAGAAACGGTACAGATAAGCTGAGCTTGAATAATAAGGATTACTGGGTCCTCATGCAAAATCATTCTTTTGTATGAGGACTTCTTGTATCTAGGTGTATTACTTTGTATACAGCAGTTAGGCACAAATAATTGATGTGCACACAATATGTTTTCACAGGATGGACTTTTGACACAGGGGCGCAAAGCCCCTTTTTTCATGCACAACAATCAGAAAATCAACCTTTTGTATGAATCTGCACTGCGGAGAAATTGCTTTTTTGCATGCAGTAATCTTACTACATGCAATTGGGCAATCAACCACAATAAACCCTTGATAGAAGCGGGAAATTTGATTGTTCAATACCATCAAAAACCACAAGCATGAAAAAGTTAGTATTTGTTGTATTGGTTGCATTGTTATTTGCTTCTTGTACATCCAGCCGACTGAGTTGTCCAACTGTCAACAAGCACTATTTTGCTAGACAGGGTTAAGTGGCACTTGGGATAATTGTGTAATTTGATGAGGCAATTATTGTTGTCTCATGCACAAGCCCAGGTTTATTAAAATCAGTTTTGTTTTACTGCTTATTGTGAGCAGTTGTTTTGTACAAGCGCAACTCACTTGCACAAATGATGCGCCTGCATCGCTTCGCACTACGAACAAAACCTTGTTGGCAAAACTCGATACAGCGCGCAAACAGTACCTGCAAGACAGCACCAATGCTGATAAGCTGATTTGGTTAGGCAGAAGATTGGCTTATGTGGGTCGCTACCAGGAAGCAATTGCTGTTTTTACCAAAGGGATTGAACGTTTTCCAAAAGATGCACGCATGTTGCGGCATCGTGGTCATCGCTACCTCAGCCTGCGTTGCGTAGATAAAGCCATTGCAGATTTTGAAGCTGCTGCTAAACTAGTTAAGGGTAAACCCGATGAAGTTGAGCCGGATGGTTTGCCCAATGCACAGAATATTCCTACCAGTACTTTACAGACCAATATTTATTATCATCTTGGACTAGCGCACTATCTGCAAAAAAATTATGCGGCTGCAGAGAAAGCGTATCAGCAATGTCTGAAACTGTCTAAGAACCCGGACATGTATGTGGCTACTGCTTATTGGCAATACCTCACATTGCGACATCAGCAGAAAGACAAAGCAGCAGCCAAACTGCTCAATACCATCAAACCCAATATGCCCCTCATAGAGAATGAGGATTACTATGCACTGCTGCAACTCTTTCAGCAAAAGCCTTTGATCAAAGATCCTGCCGATATGCTGGAACAAAAAAAGGAACTGAGCCTGGTTTCTTATGGCTATGGTTTGGGTGAGTACTGCTGGCTGAGCGGACAAACAGATTTTGCCAAAGCAGTTTGGCAAACTGTATTACAAAGCAGTCAATGGAGTGCATTTGGTTATCTGGCTGCTACTGTGGCGCTAACGCGATGAGTAAATATCTATCCGAACAAATACTTGCTTTCTACACGAATCTTCGGGTACCGGAACGTTTACCTAGAGGTGTGGAAGTACTATACCCCTTTGCAGATGCAGCTGTACAAGCAGTGATGCAGCAGTTTTATGCGCAATACTTTCATGATACAAAAGAGCGGACCCTAATCTTTGGCATCAATCCAGGTAGGCATGGTGCCGGCATTACCGGCATCAATTTTACTGCACCCAGACAGTTGTTGCATGATTGCGGTATTCAACACACATTCGGAGATTCATCAGAATTATCTGCTGAGTTCATCTATGCCATGATACAAGCTTATGGTGGTGCGGAAAAATTCTATCAAACGTTCTTCATCAGTGCTGTGAGTCCGCTGGGTTATGTATTGAAAGGCAAGAACCTGAATTATTATGATACGCCCCTGCTGCAGAGAAGACTCAAGCCTTTTATTGTGGATTGTATCATGCAACAAATACAATGGCCTGTCAACAGGAAAAGATGCATTTGTATTGGAGGCGATAAAAACCTGCGCTATCTCTCAGATTTGAACGACCAATACCAATGGTTTCAGGAGATTGATGTGCTACCGCATCCGCGCTTCATCATGCAGTATAAACGAAAATATCTGCAAGACTACATTGCGCAGTATCTGGATGTGCTCACTAAGATTGAATAAGCTTGTGCTGATAAGCGTATTTAATCAAACCCAAAACGCTACCTGCATTAGTCTTACGGAAAATATTCTTGCGATGGGTTTCAACAGTGCGTTCGCTGATGAAGAGTTTTTCTGCGATGGCTTTGTTTGATAGCTCTTTTTCTATCAGTCGTATAATTTCTATTTCGCGTGCAGTTAATTGTACTGTTTCGTTTTCTTTCGCTACCTGATCAAATCGCGCCAGCTCATTTAATACTTCCTCACTAAAATAAATACCACCGGCTGCAACTTTTTCAATGGCGGCAATCAAATCTTGCTTGCTGATATTCTTCAATACATAGCCGGCAATATCTGCTTCATTGATCATCTCGTTTACGATATCGCCCTGACCACTCATGCTCAAAGCCAGTATTCTGGTTTCAGGAAATGCTTGTTTTACTGCTTTGGCTAGTTCTTGTCCCGTCATTTCAGGCATCATGATATCGGTGAGTAAGACATCGACCGGTGCATTTTTCAGCAGTTCCAGCATGGTCTTGCCGGATGTAGCAATATGTGCAATGCGAATATGGGGGTGACCTTGTAAAAGTGCGGTGATACCGTCAATCACGATCTGGTGATCGTCTGTTATAGCCACGCTGATTGTTTTCCTGCTCATCGGGGCCGAATATACAAAACCCTATTGAGCATGTATCAGTATCCAGAAAGATCCGGATAAGTCTGCCCCCCGACGATGACTTTCTCCGGAATCTTCCATGGAATTTATGTAAAGCTATCTTATAGCAAGTGGTGCGCTATACCCTGTATTGGGTATTTATGCTGCAGGCACATGAATGGCGATCAAAGTGCCGCGGCCCGGGGCTGCATCCCATTCCACACTGCCTTTGAGATAGCTGATACGTGTTTGAATATTCTTTAGACCGATACCGTTTCGCTTGTTGGCATCATTCAAATCAAAGCCCTTGCCATTGTCTTCAATGGTTGCGGCAATACCATCCGCATCGCGGATAATAGAAATATCCAGTTGATTCGCGCCAGCATGTTTGATCACATTATTCACGCATTCCTGAATTACTCGGTATAAAACAGCTTCGGTGTTTTTATCCAAATGCTCTTGTAAACCTTCTGTATATAAATTCACTTTCAATACGCGGGCATCTATCTGGTTGATGAATTCCCTTACAGCGGCAGCCAAACCATTTTTCAGCAAGGCATTGGGCATCATGTTGTGCGATACGCTACGCACTTCTTTACAGCTATCATCAATTAAGGCCAGTACTTTATCGAAAGCTGCTTTCTGTGCAGGATCATTGAAGGATAATTCACTTTCCATGGCAGAGAGATTCATCTTGGCAGCACTCATCATCTGACCAACACCATCATGCAAATCTGAAGCAATACGCTTGCGTTCGTTTTCTTCTGCTTCCATCACGGCTTTGGTTGCCAGGTCTTCTTTTCTGCGTAAAGCTTCCTGCATAGCCGCCGCCTGCTTCAATTGTTTTCTGCGGTGGAAGGAGTAAGCGAGTAAAGCACCCATGGCAGAAAGCGCAATGACAACAAAAAGAATGGTATTCTTTCTGGCGATTTCCAGTTCTTGTTTTTCCAGCTCCAACGCTTTGATGCGATTTTGTTTATCGAGTTCAGTAATCTGCTTGGCCTTGGTGGCTGAATCCAATTGTTGTTGCAGAATGATTTCTCGCTGCTTATTCAGGTCAAGTTCATTCTTAGTTATGGTGAGATTGGCTTCGCTTAGCTGCAAAGCATTTTTAGTGAGTGATAATTGCTGTTGATCAATCAATAGCGCTTTGATGGAATTATCCTTACTCAACAGCTCAATCTGATGGGCTTTCTTTTCCGTATCGTATTTGGTTTGCAGCTCGTTCACCTGACGTGCTACTTTTTCGTTCAATAATTTATCGCTGATCTGCTGATATTTCGATTTGTAGAAATAAGCACTTTGAAAATTGCCCAGCGCAGAATCCAATTGAGATCTGTGCAGGTAGATCTCTCCGAATGTATATTGATCCGTACCCAGCTTAGCGGTTTCTTCTGCTTTATTTAACCACTCCAAAGCAGGCGCATATTTCCCCATCAGGGTATAAGCATAGCCGATATTCTGTTCAATGAGTGCTACGCCGGAATAGCTTTTACTTTCTCTGGCAATGCCCAATGCTTGTTGTAGTGGTGGAATAGCTTGTTCATATTTACCTTGGCGTATATAGAGCGCACCGATATTGTTGGCACAAGCTTGTACACCGCGTTTGAAATTACCCTTTTCAAAACTGGTTCTGGCTGCATCTAAATACTCAATGCCTTTTGTGTAATCCACTTCTGTAATAAAGACATTGGCCATATTCAGCTGTGCTTTTCCGGCATCGATATAATTGCCTTCTGCCAGGCAGGAGCGGATACTTCTGTTGAGATAATTCTTCGCTTCCGAATAATTGCGAATCTCAAAAAAAAGTTTACCTAAGTTGTTTTCAATCACACCTACATTCTTGTCGTTACGCTGCTCACTGATGCGCAAAGCATCCAGCATATAGGTAATGGCTTTGTCTTTCTCGCCTTTGTCCTGATAAGCAATCGACATATTGCTGTACACCGTACCTAGGCCGGCGAGGTTATTTCTTTTCTGATACAACTTCTCCGCTTTTTCATAATTGTTCAGTGCTTCCTGATACTTTGATTGTAAATAATAAATCTTACCAATCTGATCTACCGTGTTGGCGTAATCGTCTTCTTTCTTTTGTTGTAGGTAGATTTCACCTGCTTGCTGAAACAGCTGCAAAGCTTGTTGCAGGTGATTGCGAAACTGCTGCGCTGTACCCTGTGCCAACCATGCATCAGCCAAACCTATTTTATAGTTGAGCTTATTGGCTAAGCTGATG is drawn from Chitinophagales bacterium and contains these coding sequences:
- a CDS encoding FAD-dependent oxidoreductase; the protein is MKKILLLLCLLVSAASIHAQVRLQTEVLVIGGGTGGTAAGVQAARMGAKTIITEPTVWLGGMMTAAGVSAIDGNHNLPSGLWAEFRSALYKHYGGANKVATGWVSNTLFEPHVGDSIWKAFCKGEQTLSVLFQHRFIRVIKKDKQVTGAVFMDMQSGKTVTIQAKQVIDATELGDVFANAGVLFDVGMEASKLTGEKVNIAASNDIIQDLTYVGVLKDYGPGVDCTIVQPKGFDPAEFDGACTDYYQNTARVKPSWDAAKMLNYGKLPNKKYMLNWPAYGNDYYLNLIHVQDTARERMLDAAKQQTLRFIYFIQHTLGYKHLGLADDEFPTKDRLALIPYHREGRRVKGQIRFTLNELADPYGGKALYRTAVSVGDYPVDQHHRKNPDAPQHLSFYPVPSFSVPLGALIPEGVKGLIVAEKGISVSNAVNGATRLQPCVLLTGQAAGVLAALAVKQQKDAAGVAVRDVQEALIKAKAYLLPFYDIKPDHPHFAAAQRIGVTGILRGKGIPNAWANQTWLYPDSLVHVQRLLAYMKPFTGNIAVPQGEYLTCNDALSIIKIIALRHLKQMRNSEWRFVDDAQLQQQLNKAWSDWGFGVWQGQNAITRIQMAKLLDATVDPFHLKAVNHLGEWID
- a CDS encoding calcineurin-like phosphoesterase C-terminal domain-containing protein, giving the protein MKRRVFLKNFSLSAFLFGVPALGQAQISASSQRKISGRVHENGKGIAGVAVTDGFTVVVTDARGRYALEAHPHAEFVYISTPAGYHFPQQNLVALFYRALSEGITTADFALEKLAVDDTKHQFVVWADTQMISQSDCDQLKATTAPDLKNLVAGYPAGSLFHGIGCGDLVWDKFEYFKDYKEAIAATGVTFFNVIGNHDMDTDTRTDDTSAKTFKQEFGPTYYSFNRGQIHYVVLDDVFFVGNAKKYIGYITEQQLRWLEQDLQQVKPGTTVVVSLHIPTNTGAAKRAKREEDMGAVVTNRKQLYNLLAKYKVHIMSGHTHFNETWEEANMMEHNHGTVCGAWWTGPICGDGTPMGYGVYEVNGSNITWYYKPTGKSKDHQLRVYAKGRLKEAPDEIVANVWNWDKAWKVEWWEDGVAKGPMQQRAGKDPWAIELYAGPELPVKHKFVEPMLTDHLFFAKPSADAKQIIVKATDRFGQVYTETVQIS
- a CDS encoding tetratricopeptide repeat protein yields the protein MHKPRFIKISFVLLLIVSSCFVQAQLTCTNDAPASLRTTNKTLLAKLDTARKQYLQDSTNADKLIWLGRRLAYVGRYQEAIAVFTKGIERFPKDARMLRHRGHRYLSLRCVDKAIADFEAAAKLVKGKPDEVEPDGLPNAQNIPTSTLQTNIYYHLGLAHYLQKNYAAAEKAYQQCLKLSKNPDMYVATAYWQYLTLRHQQKDKAAAKLLNTIKPNMPLIENEDYYALLQLFQQKPLIKDPADMLEQKKELSLVSYGYGLGEYCWLSGQTDFAKAVWQTVLQSSQWSAFGYLAATVALTR
- a CDS encoding DUF4918 family protein yields the protein MSKYLSEQILAFYTNLRVPERLPRGVEVLYPFADAAVQAVMQQFYAQYFHDTKERTLIFGINPGRHGAGITGINFTAPRQLLHDCGIQHTFGDSSELSAEFIYAMIQAYGGAEKFYQTFFISAVSPLGYVLKGKNLNYYDTPLLQRRLKPFIVDCIMQQIQWPVNRKRCICIGGDKNLRYLSDLNDQYQWFQEIDVLPHPRFIMQYKRKYLQDYIAQYLDVLTKIE
- a CDS encoding response regulator transcription factor, producing MSRKTISVAITDDHQIVIDGITALLQGHPHIRIAHIATSGKTMLELLKNAPVDVLLTDIMMPEMTGQELAKAVKQAFPETRILALSMSGQGDIVNEMINEADIAGYVLKNISKQDLIAAIEKVAAGGIYFSEEVLNELARFDQVAKENETVQLTAREIEIIRLIEKELSNKAIAEKLFISERTVETHRKNIFRKTNAGSVLGLIKYAYQHKLIQS
- a CDS encoding tetratricopeptide repeat protein; this translates as MRLFLLLSLLLSIAFAQNATKIASLKEQLNTIRTDTARINLLNRIANAYAQGDSANAYQYSLQAISLANKLNYKIGLADAWLAQGTAQQFRNHLQQALQLFQQAGEIYLQQKKEDDYANTVDQIGKIYYLQSKYQEALNNYEKAEKLYQKRNNLAGLGTVYSNMSIAYQDKGEKDKAITYMLDALRISEQRNDKNVGVIENNLGKLFFEIRNYSEAKNYLNRSIRSCLAEGNYIDAGKAQLNMANVFITEVDYTKGIEYLDAARTSFEKGNFKRGVQACANNIGALYIRQGKYEQAIPPLQQALGIARESKSYSGVALIEQNIGYAYTLMGKYAPALEWLNKAEETAKLGTDQYTFGEIYLHRSQLDSALGNFQSAYFYKSKYQQISDKLLNEKVARQVNELQTKYDTEKKAHQIELLSKDNSIKALLIDQQQLSLTKNALQLSEANLTITKNELDLNKQREIILQQQLDSATKAKQITELDKQNRIKALELEKQELEIARKNTILFVVIALSAMGALLAYSFHRRKQLKQAAAMQEALRRKEDLATKAVMEAEENERKRIASDLHDGVGQMMSAAKMNLSAMESELSFNDPAQKAAFDKVLALIDDSCKEVRSVSHNMMPNALLKNGLAAAVREFINQIDARVLKVNLYTEGLQEHLDKNTEAVLYRVIQECVNNVIKHAGANQLDISIIRDADGIAATIEDNGKGFDLNDANKRNGIGLKNIQTRISYLKGSVEWDAAPGRGTLIAIHVPAA